gcccatgtACGACGGCACCAGCGCATGCTGCTCCGGCGGGATGTCGTCAACCTGGGTACACATAACCCACACTCAAATTCAGTTCAGTGGGACGCCGGAATCTAAGCAACCGCAGgcacaggaagaagaagaacccgTACCATCTGGCCATTGGTGAGGAGTGGCACACTGGGAATGGGCTGGAACGGCTGcgggtcgccgccgcggccgtagCTCATCTGCGCATGCAGCATGGACTCGGCGATGTACTGCGGGTCGTCCTCCCGGCCGTCGAGGCCGAACTCGCCCTCCAGGtcatccacgccttcctcctcctcatccccgGCCACCCGCGCGCAGCCTGCGAGCTCCTCAAAGCATTAGAGAAGATCCAACGAAGCAAAGCACCCAATTAAGCTGAAGACCTACTACTCCTATACATACCCTTGATTCGCTTGAAGCGGGTCTTGCACTGGGGGCATGCCTGCGAGCCCTCGCGGCGCTCGTACTCGTAGCAGGCCCGGCAGACGGGGAAGGCGCACTCGTTGCACGCCACGAAGGGCTCCCCGTCGGGGCCCGCGCCGACGTCGTCCCCGCATATCTGGCacgccggcgcctccgccatccgcgccgcgccgccggcccctgCGCCCCCGTCCCTCCGGATCACCACCAGCTCGTTCCGGTTGTGCGAACCGGCCACCAGCCCCGCGCTCGCCTCCATGGCTCCCCCACCCACTGCGCCCGCCCGCCGGATCTCTcgggcagcagcggcggcggctcgacacagagagagagagagagggagagagaccGACCAGGCTCTCTCACTCCCACACGGGTAGGCAGCTACTATTGTGCTGTGCTGTTTGCGTGGGGGGATGGGACGGTATAATAATGCGGCGCCGGTGCGTTGCTTggagagcagagcagcgcAACCACCGCGTTGGTAGCCTAGCCTGGCCCTGGGGATTTcgcttccttctttttttatgtttattttttctttcaaaaagaGGCGCCGGTTTAAGGGAAGGAGAGGGCGAGTGTCGGTGCGGAGCAGAAACGGCGTGTAAGAAGGAGAAAGAGTGACAAGGTTGGTAGAATGTCTCCTCAggctctctcttctcctcgTGCTGTACTGAGCTGGAAATTATTAAGCGCTGGATTAATGGCTGTTAATGCCACAATGTGGGTGGGAAAAAGGTGTTAAAGAATCGGTAGCCCGGTATCAATCCGTGATCATGGTGTCTGCTTAACTTGATTTGAGATTCCAGATGAATAACACTAGACTGTCcactgtatatatatatatatagacataAATTAACCGAAGAATCTCTGATCATTTACTTCAAATTTACAGCAATGGCACCGACATTTTTTTCGTGTATAAAACTCAGTTGTCGTTTACTCATGTCTTCTTGGATGGAACGAGAAACATGCGCTGCGAGGAAGGCTCTCGTCAACTGATAACGTGCATCTATTATTATATGCAGGAGAGAATCAACACATGTGGATCATATCGGTGGATGCGGTGGGGTTCAGAGACAGCGTGTGGGCAATGGTCGTCTCGCTGCAAATCCTTTGTTTCATTTGATAACTCAACAGACAGAATGGGGAAAATGGAATTTTTAATCGCGACGCAAGAGGGAAGAAGGTGTCGCTCCAGTTATTAGAGCCGTGACAGTGACGTGGCTTCTGCCCCTCTCGTCCGACGATTTTAGAGAAGACGGTCTCCCATCGTGTTCGCCTGCATTGCTGCATCCAGACGATGTTTAATCGCCGGCAGTTTCCGCCTTTGTGACGTTTGCTCCTAGCTGTCgatatttcttcttttgaaaGAAGGCAAAGCCCTCGCTTCGACTTATTTAGAGTCCAGCCCATAGCAATATGTCATTATATAAAGAAAGCAATAAAAAAGATagtacctccgttcctaaatacaaGAAATACTAGCTTTGTCGTAACTCGTAAGTCATATTTGAAGGAgttttgaccaagtttataaaaatatCTATAACATAAGTAATAGCTTGTCCTAAGTTAaatttgaagaagtttgaccaAGATTATAGAAAAAACTATCAACATGTAAAACTCTGTTTCGTTAAATCTatcattatatatatttcatgGAGTatgcttatttgatattgtactagattttaGTAAAATTTTCTATAAACATGGTCAAACTTCTTCGAGTTTAATTTAAGCACAAGGGTAGGACtacttatatttaggaacggaggaaatGTGATTCAACTCATGCATTAGTCTATTACTCCCATAATATGCACATTGGTTAAATAAACCACACGCTATTGACTGCGCCCGATAGCCATTGTATCCTACAATTTCACACGTTGCGCGCTCGTGCTGGTTGAAAGGGCTGACTCGGGGTGGCCTTGGGCTGAATTCAACCTCTAGATCCTCAGTCTATCCAAAGAGCTCTGATAGACGGCTATTCTTGTGGAAGATGGGAACGGTCACAAATGGCTTGATGGTGCGTGGAGCAGGCTCCGAATTTGGTCATGGGCTTACAGTTAAGGGCGGCCAGGACCATGGTGGCTGACACCTTGGTGGATGGGCTCTGTTTGTGAGACATGGGGACCAATCTGTCCGAGGTGGCGATTGACGAGTTTTTGTCCACCTGAGACAACATTGATTCCGTTATGCATGTCAACGGAGGTGGATGACACATTCAAGTCAATTGTGGCAAGGCTGGGATATATACTCCGTCATGTCAGCTTACGcgacgtttttttttttggaaagagtCGCATCGTCTGGCATTGAGAATATCTGGAGTTTGAAGGTGCCTGCCAGGCGCAAGATGTTTGCATGGTTGGCCCTGAAGAACACATGTTTGACCGCTGACCGATTGCGCAGGAGGGGCTTACCCCCACCTGTTTCGATGTCATTTTGTGACCAAGAGCAGGAATAGATTTCACCGATGTGTTAAATTCGtgtacatttaaattttgtcaggagtataacttttgttttcttcgtaTGTTTACGGTTGCTATTTTGGAGTcattagggcatctccaatagGAGGTACTAAGCAGGTACTAGTTCTACGTGACggagaaatgaagaaaaaaggtTAGTACTAGTTACTTGCAGAAGTAACAGCTTGTGCACGGgtataaaaatgaaaaaagaatgaCACGTGggtccattaaaaaaaataaacaaagaaagagGAGAAAGTAACGGCTCCCCGGACTAGTTTTATTGGTTACTCCATGGGTAGGTGATGCCAGCCTTTCAAACAAGATCTTCACACACCTCTACCAGCTCGGGTTCGATGAATCGATGTAACCACACTGTCCGACGATCCAGTCCTTCGGCAAAGCAGTTACTCTGACCTGGTCTCCATGTCCTTTCGGCCCCACACGGCCACGCCCCAATTGCTCTCCGGACGAGCGCGCGCTCGCCCCCTCCCCGCGCATGTGTTCGTATTTTCCAGTATCCCGCCGACACTTTCAGCCACAGACTCCACTCACTTAGCAATCAATCATGGCGCACTACTGTTGGCAACTTTGTTAGACGGTGACAGGGCCCCCCAGCTAATTAAGCTTAACCTAATCGCGCTCAACTACCGTCGGTCTCACTAAACAACGCTGGGAGAAGAAGGTTCGTTCGTTCACTCCACATGCCCACTTCACTTATAAATATATTGATACGGTCCCTTGATCGATCTCTCGCCGGTTGGACCCATGAAATGTATTTTATCTCGTTGGGGTCTCTACAATAATTCTGATGGACAAGGCCGGAGAATTCATGCATCAGCGAAGGAAATGTATAGATTGTTGCATTAAATTAGAGGAAGAAAACATGCTAGCCATGCGATTTTTATAGTGATTTTGATATTACGGCTTTGATGAAGTGCCGTGACCATGTTACATTATTTTCCTGTTTCTTGAGTGAGACCATGTTACATCTTGGCCAAAAGTTTCATGTGGGTAACGTGAGCATAAGAGATGGATTTTGATACAGCCAGAGCAGAATAAAATGACCAAGATGCCATCCAAAGTGGAGCAGCCAGTTCATTCTCTCGTGTGCTCCCTACTTTCACTGTCTTCAAGTTATACTTGCGTTATCGAATTTCCTACTCCTATTTTAAATTCATAATgtaaataatttatttatcttttgtTCCGACatttccaaattcaaattctaGAATTCAGATACTATTTGTTCCCAACTTCTAGTCCATTATATTTTGCGTTCAGATATTTAATTTTGCATTTTAAACTTCTATGTTTTGGGTTTCCTTTTGAACTATAATCTTTTACATTTTGCTTGTGTTTTGAACttacatttttatttccaCAGTTCAAATATACGAGTTTAATTTCAAAAATCTGGCATTGTCCATTAGTAGTGAGATGAACTAATCCCATTAGAGAATATTTTGGTCATTACGTGTACTAGCAGAATGTACGACATGCACAAAAACTACGCAAATGGTGCGATGATAATCTGGAGAATTCCTTAAAGATACGGAGTAGCGACTTTGTTGATATTGCAGATCTCCTTAacgacagaaaaaaaaaatcactgttCTATTCGTTCATAATTTATACACAGACAATTCCATGTCCGTCAGGATGCCTGCAGCTTGGATGGAAAATTTGTTCAAACAACATCACCATCCAAGCTCTCTGAAGATACAAATAGTAACCAAACTAGGGAGCACTGTTTTAGGAAAACATTAACCAAGTGGTGATACCTAGGGTACACAACTTTAACTATAATTATATTACAGCAAACTTGGCAGTATAATTTAATCCAGTACACTGCCTCCCAGTTCCCACAATTTCACCGTGCCATCATCGCTTGCAGATGCTAACATCCTCGGGTCCTACAAATTTATTTGACAAGAATGAGGCAATTCTccaaagtaaaaaaattataaccaTTTGACGCTAATTCTCAGAAATTACCTGAGGGCACCATCTGACACAATTTACATCCATGTCATGagccttctctttcttcaatATTAATCTGTAGGAAGGCCCCTCAACCTGCACCGTCCAAAAGGTAGCCGTTAATACTACACATTGACACATCCTATGCGGTAATCTTCAATGCTGTCTAcagtttttcaaaataaaatgccACTGTACTGACTGGGATCCATTCCTTTAAGGAGGTagacatacacatacataattTGCGAGTGATCTAAATCCAAGGCAAACTGAACCAACAGTCACCTAGGTTACTAGGGAAATGAAACAGACAGTTGTTCAGCCAATGGTCCTGTGCATTTTATAAGAACTTATGAACCCTTGAGCATTTATTCCTAGGAAATTTTTGACCAGTAGCATGCAATCCATGTCAGAAAATTGCACCCCACTACTACCACAAATATAACTTACAAAGGTCAGATAAGCACAGCACATAAAGATTGGAAATCATGAGCATGAGAATTTGAATGTACAATGGAAGGATAAGATACCATGCTACTCTTCTCCTCAACAAATAAGCATATTGCATCGTCACCAGCCCCACTGGCTATAACATCCTCGCTGCCGTGGAAAGAGGAGCATGAAAACATCAAAGAATAGTATAAAAGACTATCTATCTCAATTTAGCATGGCGATTCAAATTGACTTATATGAAGATTTGGGTAGATTAAAATGATCAACAGTTTTAGATGATTCTGAACAACAGCAGAATTACCAATTCAAGAAGTTTGTCCTACATATGGATGTTCAACATAAAAAGTACGGAAATGGCATTTCAAGTATACACAAAGTCAGATTCCGTCTAAAAAATActatctttaaaaaaatgttgagCAGATAGTTAAGGACTTTGAGCAGCTTCTACAGGATTCTGGCCATCAGTCCAGCAGGAATACtgatgtgtattttttttttcctcgaaCACGATACTGATGTGTATAATTGAGTTTACTTGGATAAATATATTCGTCTCCTTTTTGCAGAACATATAATGATCTCAGTAAGAAGCCAGAGATTAATATTACAAAATTCATATCGTCGATTGAATTCTTCAAAAATCATGCTAGTGTTTGAGCTGATAAAAAGAGTAAACCTTGCTATTAGCTCCCTATGAATGAAACACAGTTGCAGCAAAGATATATTAGTGGCTGGAGTTCAACTAACCTTGACCAATGGGCTGAAAAAATAGTGCGATCATGATATCCAGTTAGAGTAGAAAGATGTCGCCTGAAATTAAATAATACAAATCCTGTTAAGGAAGCACATTGTGGAAAGGCAATGGAATTTGATAAGCTTCACAGCAACGATGCAGCAACAATATCAATAGAACTAGAAGTAAGGCATGGTCAGAACTATAGTCAGAATATTAACCAATACACTAGCCACCATAAACATGGGAGGGGCTGAGTTGTGCTAGATTTGCACTACAGCATAAAGCAGAGCAAAAGTTTACTCGACGCAAGTTTTAACATTACTTCTTAATAGCAACAAAGAAGAGTATATCCAACTTAGACAAGTTGTGCTTCGTATAACACTTGGATACTATAGAGCAAACAACGACAGCTCTGTGAAAAAAAGAGGCCCATCCTCATATCAGTTCACACATGTCCCGGTACTAGATTAGTGGAGAATATAAAAATATCGAGACATGCGGACTAATAACAATAGAAAGTGCAAGCACATTCATATGCTTGATTCATTACTACATATTCTAGTTTTGCGGGGAGTAGGGCCTAAACTGTGAATTACcgcacatgttttttttcttctgcagCCATAGCTCTTAGGCACAGCTGTGTTATCTCAGTGCTATCAAACTTTATTAGAGAAATATAAGGGCAAAATTGAGCACTGCTGcacaaacaaagaaattaTGTATCTACGAGAAAACTTACCAAGATTCATGACCTTCTCCAGTTTTTGGCTGTGACAAATCAATACTTGTGTCCCATATTTTCAAAGTACAGTCGTCACTGAATAACAATGGTATGGCATCAGTAACTTTTCAAGGGCCTGTCAGCAACACAGGAATTCAGCAGTCCAAAAGAATCTGGGGAAATACCACATTCCAGAGCCTATGACATCACatggaaagaaagagagatcTTAATCCAGCATGGTAAAACGAACCTGCATGTGACCATCCTATCACCATTCTGGTTAAAAGATATTGACCATACTGTTGAGGAATGACCACTGGAaccaagaaaaaggaaatcaatCGTACGAGATGTGACAGTCAATTAGGcactaaaataaaataaaataaagttaAAGGAACGTTAACAAACAGTGTTCTGTTACCAATGGGAGAACATGATGTCCATCGACCATCGGAGTGAACAACAGGAAGAACATAAATATGCTCAATTATTTCCAAAGAATTGCAGAACCATGTTACCCAACAGTATCAAGACAATCCTAATAGTAAATAGCAAGATACTCCACAAACACATTACTATGGCTGACATGGAATCCCAAATTATGTTtcagcaaaacaaaaactgtgCAAAGagaatgaaaatgaaataattaATGGATATAGAGAATAATAATATACAAGATCCAATATATTAAGATAGGTATAGTCATGGAGCAAATGGGTTTAGTCCAAATCCTAACATAAACAGCCATGGAACGCATAAAATGGCACAAACTTTCATGCATCACAACTTATCCACAATCATCATCGTCACATGAGCTGGAATTTCATGGTATAATATTAATACAATATTACGGTGTAAATAAGTCAAAACATATTACAACAGAAGCTTGTAACAGCTTTATCGAGCATAGGATAACAAAAGGAGGAACTGGGCCGAACAGTCTCATTACCAGTTACCGGCTTCTGTCAATGTCTGTACGCAATGCCACTCGTCATCGCCATCATCAGCCCAGACCTACATCCAAGCTTTCATATTAACCAGTGCAAACCGAATATAGCAGGACCACACCCTTTTTGCTAACTCCAGCATAAAAAATCACAAGACATCCCGCAAAATGATGCAGGACAAACAAATTCGTATGCATAGTACATTCAGTTGTTTCAAGTTAGATATATAAGTTGATACCCTGATAGAATTGTCATAGCTGACAGAAACCAGAACATCAAGGACCGGGTGCCACTGGACCATCTTCACATCCTGAGTATGCCCCTGCAACACCGCTACACATTCGTACTCGTTCCCTGGATGCATCTCCCATATCCACACAGCCTTGTCTCGGCTGCACGTCGCAAGCAGCGATCCTGACTGGCTCCACGACGCGCTCTTCACTTCATTCTCATGCCCCTACCAACGCACAACACGAAGTTAACATCCACAGGTACCAACACTACCAGTAAAAACACTGATTACACTGAACATAAAAAATCGAattcggcaaaaaaaaaaatcacctcCAATGTGGCGACACACTCAAAGTCCCCGCCGCTGTACTCCCATATCGCGGTTGTGGCGTCGAAGCTAGAGGTCGCCAAGAGCTTCCCGTCAGGGGACCAAGCACATGACCTCACTGTGCGGTTGTGCGTGTCTTCGAGCACATCCTAACGGAAGCAAAGGCACGCATATAAGGAAGTGAATTACCGCCAGACAATGTGGACCTCCATAACAAACTAACAAACCTGAGCCAAaacggaagaaaaaaatgtaaccGGCAGCAGCTTGGCCTTACCGAGCAGTGCCAGGTGCCGTCGGGAGCGCGCTTCCAGATCCGGACGGTCTTGTCTCCGCCGCAGGAGGCGAGGAcggggccggcgccggcgccgggggagGGGTTCCAGGCGAGTGACCACGCGCGGTCGGCGTGGCCCTTCAGGCAGTGGGTCTCGCGcagctccgccgcgccgccgttgTCCATGGCCtacacgccggcgatcgctggcgcCTAAGGTTCAGGGGGCGAGTCGCCGGTGGAGGTGAGGCGCGCGGCCACGGCGGGGGGGGGTTGCGAGTGCGAGGCGGCGACCAGCGAGTAGGGAATGGTGGTGGATACCGGATACCGGGAGGCGAGGGTTTACTTGGCCCGTGGCCGGGGGGGGAGTCAACCGCGCTTGGATGGCACGTCAGCACGTGCCTACTACCCGGTTACCCTACCACTAGGACAGAGTGGAGGCGTAGAAAGGAGACGAGAGGAGGGAGTCGAAGCAGGATCTCTATGttgccggcgagcggcggtggAGGTCGAGGCTGTtcggtggcggccgccggcgagcggaGGTGGAGCGCCTGGCGCCCAAGGCAGCTGGCGGCGTGGAGTTGTGGACTAGGACTCTAGGAGAACCGAGACGAGGAGGCCCTGTGTGGCTGTGTTGCGGTGTTGAAAGGAATCCCTATTCTTTTAGTTGGGTTGTGGCCTGTGGGCCGCTGGGCCTGGCAATTCGGTTAGCTACAGCGAAAaccgaaaaagaaaatctgtaGCAAGGGAAAAAACTGAATCCGGTTTTTATGCCCACCCGTACTAGTCGAAACTCAGCTTAAAGAGCCAGCATTTTTTATAACGGAAACTCAGCCGACGAGTATATAATCTGCTAAGGCGTCACAAAATACAGCAGAAACAGAGTTTCACCCTGAAAAATACACATGAAACATTTCAATTATGCTAGCTAGTTAGTTGTATAATATGTGATGAATCTTTCCCATGATGAGTGGGAGCATAATTACTTGTTGTAGATTGTAgctgagaaaaaaattatcatCAATGTGACAAGCTGCTAACTAAGCAACCATTAGTCGCAAAAAGCTTGTAGGATCAATTGAGCAGCACGTTCGAAAAAACAAGATGATGATGGCCCGTAGATGAAGAGTTGGAGGAGTATTTGTTGATAGCGCTAGAGACAAACAGGCCATTGACGTCCTCCTCGTCAATGGAACCCCCTGAACCCAACCCAGACAACATTGTTATTTCTAAACACAAGACCACCAAGATCCATCCTTGTGGCCAAACGTCGTTGTTGCTGTTGACATCTAGTTGTAGCATGTCGCATGCGCTAGCCCCATATTAATATTAGGTTTCACGAGTTGTTAGAAGGCCACCTGAAAGTTTGGACCATGTGGCATCTCGGCTTGAAGCCACAACACGTTAGCCTACCACGTATGGAATATAAAAACGAAATTGCGGTGGAGTGCACAACGAGAGCTTTCAAGTCAAGCAAGCAGTTCAAACCCCTTCATGTCGGAGAAAACATAAACTTTGGTTCCATTATGTTTTTTGGGTCCGGTTTTCAGTTATGCACACCATTGCAGGCCTAAGACATTAATGAATCTCT
This is a stretch of genomic DNA from Brachypodium distachyon strain Bd21 chromosome 1, Brachypodium_distachyon_v3.0, whole genome shotgun sequence. It encodes these proteins:
- the LOC100828154 gene encoding protein CIA1 gives rise to the protein MDNGGAAELRETHCLKGHADRAWSLAWNPSPGAGAGPVLASCGGDKTVRIWKRAPDGTWHCSDVLEDTHNRTVRSCAWSPDGKLLATSSFDATTAIWEYSGGDFECVATLEGHENEVKSASWSQSGSLLATCSRDKAVWIWEMHPGNEYECVAVLQGHTQDVKMVQWHPVLDVLVSVSYDNSIRVWADDGDDEWHCVQTLTEAGNCGHSSTVWSISFNQNGDRMVTCSDDCTLKIWDTSIDLSQPKTGEGHESWRHLSTLTGYHDRTIFSAHWSSEDVIASGAGDDAICLFVEEKSSMVEGPSYRLILKKEKAHDMDVNCVRWCPQDPRMLASASDDGTVKLWELGGSVLD